In Alteromonas macleodii, the sequence GTCAGCGACGTATCAGTCACTATTAGATACATTATTGCAAGGAGGTCGGTTTATGCCCATACGCGAAATATCCGAGGATTTCTCCATAGAAGATATTGTCCCCTACTTTCAACCCATCGTTGACTTAAATAGCCAAGGAGTGTGGCGATACGAATGCTTGGCACGCCTAATTACGCGAGGGGATAAAACATTTCTGCCCAGCGAATTTCTTTATCTTATCGAACGTGACCAGCATGTAAATTCACTTGCAGCAAGTATGTTCGTGCAATGTGCGAGTTACTTTCACGATGTGAATATTCCTTGGAATATTAATATTAGTGCCAAAGATTTATATAACCAGGAGCTCACCAACACACTTATAACCCATTTAGCGAGTTACCCTGCGCCCGAGCGAGTGAGCATTGAAGTTAGTGCGTCTACAGCACTGTCCAACCCTAAAAACTTAACCGCCTTTATAGAAAAAAGTATGCATGCCGGGCTTGGCGTTTTCATTGACAATGTAGGCTCTTGCCCTGGAAATATCCGGGCTTTGATGAACCTGCCAGTTCGAGGCATAAAGCTAGCAGGCGGGCTAATCAAACATTACGATGAACAAGAGGCGGTAAGAGAGTATGTGGACTATTTATTGTCGCTGTGTGAACGACATAGCGTAAGCACGATAGCTGAACACGTTGAAGATGAAGCGCATTTAGAACGCGTAAAGCGCCTGCCCATTCGCTATGCACAGGGCTATGTATTCAGCCCGCCTTTAGCGAACGTGCGCTCTGCCACAGCACGGCATTAATAGGCTAGCCATTTGGCATTTTAGAAGAAGAAGGGCAAACGAAAAAGGGCGAGGTATTAAAGTAAGCTCCCCGCCCTTTTATTCAAAGTAAGCTGCCGCTCAGATATTCAAAGCCTTATTAACTTTCTTCGCTGCGACAATTTAGCTTCCAACAGGACTGTCCACTACCTCGGTACTTTCGTTCAAACGGCGTCATGTGATTGTCGCCGGTGACTTCAGATAAGTCTGACACCATGCCGTAGTGTTTAGCCGCTTGCGCAAATTCCATTAGGTAGATAAGCCAGTTGCTTCGCACCTCTATGTTAGGGGTGATCGCCATCAAATCCACCATGGCCGCGCTGCCGTGCCAACGCTTTTGAACTTGGGTCTTTTTGGGGTACGGGTTAGGGTAAAGCAAAAAGTGCTGCGTCACCTTCCAATTAGACTGTTTTACCAAGCGCCAAAAGTCATTCACATCAGCACGGATCACCCGATAGTTGTCCTGCTGCGCGCTGTAATGCTCATGCTTGTCGACCCGCAGGGCCGATTTATCAATGCCGATAACACGGGCATCGGGGTTAGCTCGTGCTATGTTGGCCGTACTTTCGCCTACACCACAGCAAGAGTCTAAAATAACCTCTCCATTGAAGCCATTATCGGCATCAAGCCAGGCACTTACTTCATCAAAGGCGGCTTGCGTATGCTCGCTAATCGGTCGCTTGTTTTCACTGACTTGGTACTTTTTTACTAAGTCGTCTAACTTATCGTGAATACCCACCTGCGAGGTGGTGATTTCTCTAGAGTTACCGCTTGCCATTAGCTACGAATACCTTGACCGGTTTTAAGTAAGTAGTACGCCACGCTAAACAGCAACGCGTTGAAGCCCACTAACAAAGTCAGCGACAGTGTCACGTTTACGTCAGATACACCTAAGAAGCCGTATCGAAACCCGTTCACCATATATACAACAGGGTTCGCTTTACTCACCCATTGCCAGAATTCAGGCAATAGCGTAAGTGAATAAAACACGCCGCCTAGATAAGTTAACGGCGTTAAAACAAACGTTGGCACCACGCTGATATCATCAAAGGTTTTGGCAAACACTGCGTTAATCAGGCCTGCTGTAGCAAACAACGTAGAGGTGAGCAATAACGTCAGCGCAATAATGCCTAAATTATGTATTTGTACGTCAACGAAAAATAGCGACACCAAGGTAACGATTATTCCTATGAGAATAGCGCGTGCTACACCGCCGCCCACATAGCCAAGAATGATGACCGAGGTGGGTACAGGCGATACCAATAGCTCTTCGATATTACGCTGGAACTTTGCGCTAAAAAATGAAGACGACACATTGGCGTAAGAGTTTGTGATCACCGACATCATAATGAGACCCGGTACAATAAACTCCATGTAGGTAAAGCCCCCCATTTCGCCAATACGGTTACCGATAAGGCTACCGAATATAACGAAATAAAGGCTCATTGTAATAGCAGGTGGCACTAGGGTTTGTACCCATATGCGCAAAAAGCGCGTGCATTCTTTTATCCAAATCGTGGTTAGCGCTACATAGTTTTGTTTAAACCAACCCACGTTTTCTTCTGTGTTCATTTGTGTACTTTCAGTTTTCATGTTCTTAACCTTTACCTGCTATGGGTTTAGCTAGCTTGTTTCGCTGATTCAACTAAACGCACAAACAATTCTTCCAGGCGATTTGATTTGTTGCGCATACTCATTACTTGAACGCCCTTTTCACTGAGTTGCGTGAAAACTGGGTTTAGTCCTTCGGTCTTCTCTACATCAACTTCAAGGGTGTGGTCGTCAATCAAGCGGTGCTCGAAACCGGTTAGCAAGTTGTCTGTGGTCGATACGCCATTTGCGGCTTTAATATCTAACACAAAGGTTTCTACATTAAGCTTAGACAGCAGCGCCTTCATGCTGGTGTTCTCTACAATGGTGCCCTTGTTAATAATGGCGATATTGCGGCACAGCATCTCTGCTTCTTCAAGGTAGTGGGTGGTGAGGATAATGGTAATACCCTGACGATTTATTTCTTCTAAAAAGCCCCACATAGAGCGGCGAATTTCAATATCTACGCCTGCAGTTGGTTCATCTAGAATAAGTAGCTTTGGTTCATGCATTAACGCACGAGCAATCATTAAGCGGCGTTTCATACCACCTGATAACTCGCGGGCGCGGGCATCGCGCTTTTCCCATAGATCCAGTTGAGCAAGGTATTTTTTAGCGCGTTCTTTCGCAACACTACGCGGTACGCCATAGTACCCAGCTTGGTTAAGCACAATTTGTAGTACGGTCTCAAACTGGTTGAAGTTGAACTCTTGTGGTACCAGACCAATGCAGGCTTTAGCTTGTTCTTTTTGCGTTGTGAGATCATAACCAAACACCGAAACGCTACCGTTAGTTTGATTAACAAGTGAGCTTATAATGCCAATGGTGGTAGATTTACCCGCCCCATTAGGGCCAAGTAATGCAAAGAAGTCTCCTTCTTGTACTGTAAGGTCGACGCCTTTTAGTGCCTGTACGCCACCTTTGTAGGTTTTGGTTAACCCTTTAATGTCCAACGCTTTCATGATTTGCCCGTAGTGAGAGTGTGACTACTAAGACATACTGACCTTTGATAAAAGCTAAAGGTCAGTACGCCCTAACCAACTTTAGTGAGATGTAGTTATCTGTCGCTAACAATATATAGCCAACGAAGTGTAACCTAGTTCATGCTATTAAATGAATACACTCGCGTTTAGTGGTTGCTTTAAACAGTTAGAAAATGAGTGCGAAAAGACCTTTTTTCAACCCTAATAAAAAAGCGCTGCGTACCGTTGGGAGAGCACGCAACGCAAAGGGTAGCTATAAGCCAATAGAAATATTTACGTAGAAGTTCAGCCTTACCGCTTCCACGGTACTGTTTGCCACTCTCTTGAGAATAAAAGAGACGTCAACAGCACAGTCTGCTTTAACCACATTGCAATTGCTAAAACAGACTAGGTATAGAAGCCTTTTTTGAAGCGATGCGCACTGTGTTCGACAGACGATATTTATTTAACACGGTACAAATGGCAGAAAAGGCGCCTAATTGTGGAAATGTAATGATGGTTTAATACCAGTCCATACAGACAGTACAATAGAACGCTAAGCCAGATAGAAACTCGCGTTGTAGAATGCTCTATTAATAAAAATTTCGCTCAACGCTTCTCAAATATGGCGCAAATGAGGCAAGTTTGAGGATTTTATGTCGAACTTAGGCAATAGCTTTTGTTCATAGGTATAGTGTGCGTTCTATTAGAATTATAATTGTGGGTTAATGTATGCCAAAGACAATTGCATTAGTGGAAGATGATGCGGCCATTCGCGAAAACTACATTATGGCGCTTAAAGCGCAGGGCTATAGCGTAAATGCCTATGAAGACAGACCATCTGCGGCCGAAGCGTTTAACCACACCCTACCCGACTTAGCCATTATTGATATTGGTTTGAAAGATGAAATAGAAGGTGGCTTTATGCTGTGCCAGCAACTGCGAGGTCTTTCTCAAACCCTTCCCATTATCTTTTTTACTGCGCGGGATAACGATGTCGATACTATTAGTGGCCTTAGAATGGGCGCGGATGATTACCTAACTAAAGATATCAGCATGGCCCATCTGCTAGCCCGAATTGCCGCACTGTTTAGACGTACTGATTTACTTGCTGCCCCCACAGAGCAAAAAGATGAACTAAAAGTAGGTGACTTGAAAGTAGACGTATCGAGAATGACGGTAAGCTGGCAAAACCAACCTGTTTTACTGACGGTAACAGAGTTCTGGATGCTGCACGCACTCATCAAGCGACCAGGTCATGTAAAAAGCCGTCAACAGCTTATGGATGAGTCGAGAATGGTAGTAGACGACACCACCATTACGTCTCACATAAAACGTATGCGCAAGAAATTTGTGCAGCTTGACGCAAACTTTGATCATATCGATACCGTGTACGGTATGGGGTATCGCTGGCAGCTTTAAAGTACGTAGGTTTAACGCTGTGTATCATCAGTAAAAAATAGAGGCAACCGACTACACACATGGGATTTCGCTTTTCTATCCGCCTTCAGCTTATGGTGCTGTCGTTGTTCCTATTCACCATTCCCTACTTGGGCTATAACTACGTGTGGGAGCTTGAGCAATACCTTAGAAATGGTCAAGAGCAAACCATGATAGGTACGGCGCGAGCCGTTGCCACTGCACTTCACGAACGACCCGCTTTATTTGATAGTCAATCAGCTTATCTTCAAGACGTACGCCCTGGTACAGACCTTTACGCACCGCCTATTCCTTATCCTATTCAGCTAGATGGCGAACTTAACGACTGGCAGCAAGTTAGCGAATTAATGAGCGAGTATGGCAGTGATGAAGTCATTGAGTATTACAACGACTTTGCCGGCGAGCCCACTAGCCTGTCGTTTAAACATATGGTGGGACGCTACGGTCAATTTCTGTATGCCATGTTTGAAGTCAATGATGACGCGCTGTTATGGCGGCAACCCAATAGCTTAAGCGTAGAAACGGGCGACCATTTACTTATCGGCATGGAAACCCCACAAGGCGAACTAGCAAGATACGTTGTTGCGCCCTATGAAAGTGGTTGGGTAAACGCGTACAAACTTGCTAGCAATACGTCTACAACACGGGCAATAGAGAACGCCCTTTCAATTCAGGGTCGCTGGCAGGAAACTGCCACTGGCTACAATGTTGAATTGCGCTTTCCGCTGTCTATGACCACAGGCGGTTTAGCATTTTCACTCGTCGATGTTGATGATGAGAACAGCAGGTTGAAGCAATACGCGTTAGGCACAGCAAATACAAAAGAGCTCGCTGAGTTGGGCACTGTCATAACACCCTCCCCTGAAATTGAGCGTATTTTGGCGGGATTGAAATATGCCGATTCAAGGGTGTGGGTTGTGGACAAGCACAAACGCGTGCTCGCTCGCGCTGGTGATATTCAATCAGCTACAGGCATTAAAGTCGATAAAAAAGAAGCCCCATCCAATGCGGTTTGGCATTGGATAGAAAGTGAGTGGTTACTTCCGCTTTATTACCAAATTCTTACCCGTCCACCTTCCGACTTTATCGACGAGTTAGACGATGCCTATGCACTCGTGGGGCAGGATTTAGGTACGGCGTTAAATGGTCAGCCTGAATCACTTTGGCGCTTGTCACCCGATAACAAAGCTATTGTACTTTCTGCTGCCTACCCTATTTTTATTGAAGGTAATGTAATGGGGGCGGTAATTGTAGAACAAACTACTAATGGCATTCGCACATTGCGAAACCGAGCCCTAGAGCAACTTTTCCACGTTATTTTAGCAGTAATGACCATAGGTACATTAGGACTACTGCTATTCGCTACGCGAATCTCAAATCGTATCCGTTCTCTTCGTGATAACACCGAAGCTGTCATTGATGACAATGGTAAAATTATTGGCGCACTGCCGGTATCTAACCAACGTGATGAAATTGGCGATTTATCCCGTTCATTTGCCGACGTCCTTTCACGCTTACAGCAATACAACTCTTATCTAGAGAACATGGCCTCTCGTTTGTCTCATGAGCTAAGAACACCTATCGCTGTGGTGAAGTCATCGTTAGACATGCTTTCTCACGTTAATGATGCTGACCAACAAGCGGTGTTTGTAGAAAGAGCTCAGTCAGGCGTAAATCGTCTAAGCACAATATTAAACAGTATGAGCGAGGCTACGCGATTAGAGCAAGCGATTGAGCAGGAAGACTTAGAAACCTTTGATATTATCAAGGTGATTGACGGATGTGTTCAGGGCTATCGGCACGCGTATGCGCAAAGAAAATGGACCTTTAGTTCCACTGACAATAGTTTGCTTATTAAGGGGTCACCCGAACTTATTGCTCAACTTTTCGATAAAATTGTGTCAAACGCTGTGGACTTCAGCAAAGACAATGATGAAATCACCGTTAAACTAGAAAAGAACGACAAATCTGTTCGGTTGTCGGTAAGTAACCCTGGGCCTCTACTTCCCAAAGGAATGAAGAGTCAGCTTACTCAATCCATGGTGTCGGTAAGAAAAGAAAATGACGTACAAAACGCGACTAACTCTCCTCACTTAGGGCTAGGACTTTATATCGCGAACATGATAGCCACTTTTCATAAAGGTCAGCTCTTCTTAAATGACAGGGAAGATGGCACGGGCGTCATTGTTACCGTAAGTTTGCCTCTCTAGCTCTCTTGTAAATTGATAAGGCAAAGCTATCTGTTATCAGGACCTTTATGTGCGAAGCGTCAGCTTTTCCTCTTTCTTAAACTGTTTTCATTTATCAATAGATATGCAATCTAATAATACAACTAACAGAAATATAAGGAATATTTAAATTAAGCGTTACTAAAAACTTATTTAAATATATTAAATGAGAATGTTTATCATTTATATTTACAAACATTTACATATTTCATAGACTTCGTCCTCCTTACACACACTCAAGGGAAACAGGATGAAAAACACTAAATTAACTATGGGCGCACAGACCATTGCAGCGGCACTTGCATTTGGTAGTGGCGCAGTAATGGCTCAGGAAGAAGTAGAATCGTGTAGTGATGCAACTTCGACAGAATGTGAAGCCGTCTCTGACGAAGCAATAGAACTGATTAAAATTCACGGCGTACAGCAATCTATCTACCGCTACAATAAATCTGGCGATCCTCGTCGCTTAGCAGACCTTGTTGATACACCACAAACCATTAGCGTTCTTACTCAAGACCAAATTCAAGAAAGCGGAAGAACAGATCTTAGAGATATCTTGCAAGCACAGGCAGGTGTAACTTTAGGTACGGGTGAGAATGGTAATGCTTTTGGTGACCGCTATATTATTCGTGGTCATGAAGCACGTAGCGACGTATTCGTTGATGGGCTTCGCGATCCAGGCATGACAACCCGCGAAAGCTTCGCAACTGAGCGTGTTGAAATTACAAAAGGCCCTAGCTCTACTTTTGCCGGTCGCGGTTCTTCAGGTGGTGCGGTTAACTCTATCACCAAAAAGGCGTCTACCGCTTATAACTTCGGCCGTGTTGATGCCGCAGTTGGTACCGATGAGCACACGCGTTTAACCGTTGATCTAAACAAAACGCTTAGTGAAACCAGCGCGGTGCGCCTAAACGGACTTTACTCGTCAGAAGATAAACCTGGACGTGAGGGTATCGAGCGCGACCGCGAAGGTGTGCAGCTTTCTTATGTGAATCAGCCTACTGACCGCTTGTCGTTCACCGGCGACTTGTATTACCTCAATGCAGAAGACATTCCTGACTTAGGTAGCTATTACGATCGTGATGCAGGCTATCCGCTTGAAGATATTCCTGTGTACGCACAAGATGAAGACTTCCAAAACTCGGAAGTAACCACATTCACCTTGCGAACTGAATATGATATTAGCGATAACGTGCGTTTTTATAACGCAACCCGTGTAGGTAAAACGGAAAACGAATATATTACCACAGGGATGCGAGGCACTAACCGTGACGCGACAGACCCTACTGCGCCAGGCGCTTACACCCTATCGCTTAGCAACCACCAAGGTTGGCAGGAAGTTGACTACGTGACTACACAGTTCAACCTTTTCTGGGATACGGCTTTCGCAGGCGTTGATCACCGCTTTGTATTCGGTTTTGAATATACAGACGAGTCGGTAGACAACGGCGTGTTCAATATGGACTACACCAATCCATCGAACTGTTTAACCAGCGGCCGCCGCGGTGTATCTGAAAGCTATTGCTTGTTAGATGGCGAAGGTAACATGGTTGATAATATCAACTCGCTAATGGGTAAAGCTTATACCCGTGGCGATGCTGATGCCCTATTCGACATTGAAACTTACTCGCTATACGTAATGGACACCTTTGAGCTTACCGATAACTTTAATGTTTTCGCTGGTCTTCGCGTAGATAGCTATGACTATAGCAACCAAACCTCTAGCGACCTTTACGAGTTCTCAGATGAACTGTACAACGGTCATTTAGGGCTAGTTTATGATGTGACCGAAAACGGAAACATCTACGCTTCGTATAGCACGGCAACGAACATAAACGGCGGTGAATCAGATCTAGGTGCTAACTGTGGTTATGGTGGTATTTGTGGTACGCCAGAGCAAGCGTCTCAAGCTGATCCAGAGCAGGTTGAAAACATTGAGTTAGGTACTAAGTGGTCACTGTTCAATGAAAAGCTTGTAGCAAACGCAGCACTATTCCGCATCACTAAGAGCGACGTACACGAAAGTGTCGGTGATGCTTACTCAACGCTCGGTACATTGAACACAGGTGAAAACCGTGTAGAAGGTATTGAGTTTGGTTTAAGCGGTGATATCACAGATAAGCTTAGCATCCAGGCGTCTGCTGCATTTATGGATTCTGAAATTCTTGAGTCTTACAGCGAAGACAATATCGGTCTTGCGCTAAGCAACTTCGCTGACGAAAGCTTCTACATTCAAATGCGCTATCAGCCTAATGAGAAGTTTGCCTTTGGTGGAGACTACAGCTACCAGTCGGAAATGTATGGCGGTCAACCAGATACCGCAGCGGGCTATAGTGCTGAAACCGGTGAGTACTCTATCGTAGTTCCTGACTATCAAGTGGTTAACCTATTCGCTAACTACTATCACTCAGACTCACTGACTTTCCGTGTTAATATTGGAAATTTATTTGATGAAGAATACTGGACGGCAGCCTACCGTTCTGGCGCCTTCATGTATATCGGTGATGGTCGCAACATTACAGGTACCGTTAGCTACGAATTTTAATGCTAGCATGACCTAGGCAGGCAACTGCCTAGGTCTTTTTATATTAAAAACACTCTAAAAAGCACTGAAAACATGATTATTATTGATGACTTATTGACGAAGAGCGATGTTGCGCAGTTTCGTCAGCAGCTTAACGACGTTCCCTTTGTTGATGGCAAAAATACGGCGATGGGTATGGCTGCAGGCGTCAAAAATAACGGTCAGGCAGATGCACAGGACAAACGTGTTCAGCAGCTGGCTAACCAATTGCTAAGCAAATTAGGTAACCACCCCAAAGTTATCTCCGCCGCCCTTCCTCAACGTATTTTCCCGCCGTGCTTTAACCGCTACAGCGAATCGCAAACCTATGGCTATCACGTAGACGCCGCCATTATGCGTATTCCGAATACGCCCGATGTCTTACGCAGCGATATGTCGATGACGATTTTTCTTACAGATAAAGATGACTACGAAGGCGGTGAACTTGTTATTCAGACAGGATTTGGCGAGCAAAAAGTTAAATGCGATGCCGGAAGCGCCATACTCTATCCATCTTCAAGTCTACACAAGGTCACGCCTGTCACTAAAGGCGAACGTATTGCCGCTATCACCTGGCTGCAAAGTATGGTGAGCGACCAGCAAATGCGTGAAACGCTTTTTCAGCTTGACCAAAGTATACAGTCACTGGTCAACGCCGGCACCGCTGAACGAGGGCAGCTTGATGGACTTCATCATGTTTACCATAACTTGGTAAGAAAGTTTTCTCAGCTTTAACCGCGATTAAAATCAAGCACAATCTGACACAAGTACTATCGCAAAAGTTTTCTTAAGAGCGAACGAAATAAACACCTAGTCAACAAGGTCTTATACTAAAGGTGTAGCGCAGTTGTATATTGCTGGGTTTATTCTATGGTTAAGTCAATTGACGCTTTCTTTTTATGCTTTGTGCTCTGGTACTTGAATGAAATATAAAACACTTTTTACCGCCCTTTTTCTTATGGCTTGTTCAAGTATGGCCTTAGGACAAAATGCTCAAACCGCTAGCTTTTCTATCACGCTGAATGATAGCGATGGTGAGCCTGTCGATAACGGCGTATTTCTATTTGAGCCCCAGTTTGAGGTGGATGAGCATCAAATGCCACACCAAAAGCCAGCCGTAATGAATCAAATAGATAAACAGTTTGAACCTCACGTGCTTGTAGTAAAAGCGGGTACTGAAGTGACTTTCCCTAATGCGGATAATTTGTTTCACCACGTCTATTCATTTTCACCTACGAAACAATTCGAACTAAAGCTCTATAAAGAGTTTACGGCAGAGCCTTTACGATTTGAAAATGCAGGTATTGTGGATATTGGCTGTAATATTCATGATTGGATGCTGGGCTACATTGTAGTCTCAGACTCTCCTTATTTTGGTAAAACTGATAATGAGGGGCAGTCTTCAATTTCACTTCCTCATGGTGAGTACACTGTCCGTTTTTGGCACCCGCAGGTGGAAGGTGAAAAAGCGCTACCTGCACAGTCCATTTCTGTGTCTGCCGATACACAAGTAACATGGGCACTTAATACAAACATAATTAGGGATGACGGATTCGATTCTGGTTTCGGCGACTATTGATGCGGTTTGTCACTCAATCATTAGCCCTATTGTCGTTAGTTTTCTCTATCGCAAGCTACGCAGAAACAGACTTTTTGTTGCGCGGAACCTGGGCGCTGAAAGAAAACACACAAAGCTTTCAAGACTTTGGCCAAAACCACCAGCGATTCGAAGGTGATGGCTTACACCTTTCTCAAGCAGTTATCTCAACCAACCAGCGTCTGTTTGACGATTGGACATTATCTGGTGCTTTAAACGCTTACAGTGACGGCGAAGAACGGCTCAACGTTTCTCAGCTTTACATAAAATATCGGCCACTTAGCGCCTCATCTATAAAGTCAGAAGTAAAAGTAGGTGCATTTTATCCTGCTATTTCAGCTGAAAATACAGACATTGCTTGGCTGTCGCCTCACTTCCTCACTAACTCTGCCATAAACAGCTGGATCGGCGAAGAACTCAGAACCGGTGGCGTTGAACTTAGCTTTAGACAAAATGGCAGACAGGTGCGAAGCAACTGGTCTTGGAAAGTATTAGCCAGCTTGTTTAAAGGAAACGATAGCACTGGAACGCTGCTCTCTTGGCGTGGCTTTGCACTTCACGATAGACAGTCACTTTACAACGATAGAGTGAATTTTCTGCCTATTCCGGGTGTAATCGATGAAGAAAAACTAGATGCTCCCGCATGGACTGAACCTTTTAGAGAAATAGACAATCGTTTTGGTTATTATTTCGGGACGCATGTGGCGTACAAGCGCAGCGCTGAAATTCGCTATTACTATTACGATAACAACGCAGACGCAAATGCAGTCGACCCCGACCGCATCTACGCATGGCATACACGCTTTCATTCTTTAACGCTACGCTATCTGCCTCGCCCCGATTTGACACTGTTTTCTCAAGTTCTATATGGCGACACCCTAATGGGAGAAAATATCGTTGATAATGACTTTGCGAGCGCTTATGTTGCCGCTGCCTTAAATTTAAATGCGATGGGACTGAAAGACTTAACCGCGGCAGCACGCATAGACTGGTATCGCGTGAGTGATAATGACAACACTACGTACGACCCTAATGGAAGTAGAGGGTACGCCTTTACTTTTAGCGTAAAGTACGACGTAACCTCTCATTTCTTTATAACGACAGAATGGCAGCTAAATTCAGGTCATCAAGAAAATTTGCGCTTTTTTCAGCCTAATGAAAAATACACTGAACACCTATTTCAAGTGGCGTTAACAGCAAAGCTGTAAGCACGAGGCTTTCAAAACTCACTGTGCAGAAGCTTAACCTTTGGCAACCTCGACTAAATTAAATTTTGTCTCACTGTCACCTTTAACCATAACCTGACATTGCCCCCAGCTTTGTGGGATATGCCAAACATGAGCCTCGGCTACGGT encodes:
- a CDS encoding outer membrane beta-barrel protein, which gives rise to MRFVTQSLALLSLVFSIASYAETDFLLRGTWALKENTQSFQDFGQNHQRFEGDGLHLSQAVISTNQRLFDDWTLSGALNAYSDGEERLNVSQLYIKYRPLSASSIKSEVKVGAFYPAISAENTDIAWLSPHFLTNSAINSWIGEELRTGGVELSFRQNGRQVRSNWSWKVLASLFKGNDSTGTLLSWRGFALHDRQSLYNDRVNFLPIPGVIDEEKLDAPAWTEPFREIDNRFGYYFGTHVAYKRSAEIRYYYYDNNADANAVDPDRIYAWHTRFHSLTLRYLPRPDLTLFSQVLYGDTLMGENIVDNDFASAYVAAALNLNAMGLKDLTAAARIDWYRVSDNDNTTYDPNGSRGYAFTFSVKYDVTSHFFITTEWQLNSGHQENLRFFQPNEKYTEHLFQVALTAKL
- a CDS encoding methylamine utilization protein, whose translation is MKYKTLFTALFLMACSSMALGQNAQTASFSITLNDSDGEPVDNGVFLFEPQFEVDEHQMPHQKPAVMNQIDKQFEPHVLVVKAGTEVTFPNADNLFHHVYSFSPTKQFELKLYKEFTAEPLRFENAGIVDIGCNIHDWMLGYIVVSDSPYFGKTDNEGQSSISLPHGEYTVRFWHPQVEGEKALPAQSISVSADTQVTWALNTNIIRDDGFDSGFGDY